One genomic window of Luteitalea pratensis includes the following:
- a CDS encoding rhamnulokinase, translating to MSNRHWRIAACDLGATSGRVMRAEVDTTAGTLALIEVRRFATPAARQSDGLHWDAPRLFDEVLAGFGTAAATGRLDSLGIDTWGVDYALLDGAGDLLGLPFHYRDGRTDGVMDAVVGKVGRAALYERTGTQFLPFNTLYQLVAEQRDAPDRLRRAATLLTMPDLLHHWLSGARGVEFTNATTTQMLDWRTRTWDVGLLQALDIPTQMLAPIIAPGTRLGTPLPACVARMPRLDGVPVIAPACHDTGSAVASVPSGGGVAFLSSGTWSLLGTETNAPIVTPAALAHNFTNEGGVAGTTRLLRNITGLWVLEGCLRGWRAEGQTFTVEDVLEGAAQRPVCQSVIDPDDIAFHRAPDAAAVQAWCARTDQPVPATATDVARVVIDSLALAYRRGVEALAEVTGSEVHTIRVIGGGARNRILNQATADATQCRVLAGPVEATALGNVVMQLVVLGAVRTLADARALVAAAFPPEEFTPRRRQPWDEAAERFTSYGLRLRS from the coding sequence GTGAGCAACCGCCATTGGCGCATCGCCGCGTGTGATCTCGGCGCCACGAGCGGACGGGTGATGCGGGCCGAGGTGGACACCACCGCGGGCACGCTCGCGCTGATCGAGGTCCGTCGCTTCGCCACACCGGCGGCCAGGCAGTCCGACGGCCTGCACTGGGATGCCCCGCGCCTGTTCGACGAGGTCCTGGCGGGCTTCGGCACGGCAGCGGCGACAGGCCGCCTCGACAGCCTCGGGATCGACACGTGGGGCGTCGACTACGCCTTGCTGGACGGGGCGGGCGACCTGCTGGGCCTGCCCTTCCACTACCGCGACGGACGCACCGACGGCGTCATGGACGCGGTCGTCGGGAAGGTCGGTCGCGCGGCGCTGTACGAGCGCACGGGCACCCAGTTCCTGCCGTTCAACACGCTGTATCAACTGGTCGCCGAGCAGCGCGATGCGCCGGATCGCCTGCGTCGCGCGGCGACGCTGCTGACAATGCCGGACCTGCTGCACCATTGGCTGTCCGGCGCTCGCGGCGTCGAGTTCACCAACGCGACAACGACGCAGATGCTGGACTGGCGGACCCGCACCTGGGACGTGGGCCTGCTGCAGGCGCTCGACATCCCGACACAGATGCTGGCGCCGATCATCGCACCGGGCACGCGCCTGGGGACTCCCCTGCCGGCGTGCGTCGCCCGGATGCCGCGGCTCGACGGCGTGCCGGTGATTGCCCCCGCCTGTCACGACACCGGATCGGCCGTCGCGTCGGTCCCGTCAGGCGGTGGCGTCGCGTTCCTCAGTTCGGGCACATGGTCGCTGCTCGGCACGGAGACAAATGCGCCCATCGTGACGCCGGCGGCACTGGCGCACAACTTCACCAACGAAGGCGGCGTGGCCGGCACCACGCGGCTGCTGCGCAACATCACCGGCCTGTGGGTGCTGGAGGGTTGCCTTCGCGGATGGCGGGCCGAGGGGCAGACGTTCACGGTGGAGGACGTCCTCGAAGGCGCAGCGCAGCGGCCGGTCTGCCAGTCCGTGATCGACCCCGACGACATCGCCTTCCATCGGGCACCTGACGCCGCTGCCGTCCAGGCCTGGTGCGCACGCACCGATCAGCCGGTACCGGCAACGGCCACCGACGTCGCCCGTGTCGTCATCGACAGCCTCGCGCTGGCGTACAGGCGTGGCGTGGAGGCGCTGGCGGAGGTCACCGGCAGCGAGGTCCACACGATCCGCGTCATCGGCGGCGGCGCCCGCAACCGGATCCTGAACCAGGCGACTGCCGACGCGACACAGTGCCGGGTACTCGCCGGCCCGGTCGAGGCCACCGCGCTCGGCAATGTCGTCATGCAGTTGGTGGTGCTCGGCGCGGTGCGGACGCTGGCTGACGCCCGCGCGCTGGTGGCCGCCGCCTTCCCGCCCGAGGAGTTCACACCGCGCCGCCGCCAGCCCTGGGACGAGGCCGCGGAACGCTTCACGTCGTACGGCTTACGGCTCAGGTCATAA
- a CDS encoding TIM barrel protein encodes MSHEEIAAAALDQLAIELPSWGFANTGTRFGKFLQAAAATTLEEKFADAAQVHQLTGACPSLALHVLWDLPGGIGDVARVQALERQHGVRAGAINPNLFQDQRYKHGSVGNPDPAVRAEALAHLRESVDIARELGVRDVSLWFADGSNYPGTQHIRKRKHWFAEALGMVHERLSPAQRLLVEYKPFEPAFYHTDIADWGMALVLARDAGAQAFVLVDTGHHYLGQNIEQIVAWLLDEERLGGFHFNDRKYADDDLTLGSIDPYQVFRIFHEIQQAAWEQGHPPDLAYMVDQSHNLKGKIEAMIQTVRTAQELWVKAALVDRAALAVHQSACDLVQAERCLTEAFATDTRPLVRAWAEAHGLPPDPYAAFRESGYLETITRERGARNLSSVTSYA; translated from the coding sequence ATGTCGCACGAGGAGATTGCCGCGGCCGCCCTCGACCAGCTCGCCATCGAGCTGCCGTCGTGGGGCTTTGCCAACACCGGCACGCGATTCGGCAAGTTCCTGCAGGCCGCCGCGGCCACGACGCTCGAGGAGAAGTTCGCCGACGCCGCCCAGGTGCACCAGCTCACGGGGGCCTGCCCGTCGCTGGCCCTGCACGTGCTGTGGGACCTGCCGGGGGGCATCGGCGACGTCGCGCGTGTCCAGGCCCTCGAGCGACAGCACGGCGTGCGCGCCGGCGCCATCAACCCGAACCTCTTCCAGGATCAGCGCTACAAGCACGGCTCGGTGGGCAACCCCGATCCGGCGGTGCGCGCCGAGGCGCTCGCGCACCTGCGCGAGAGCGTGGACATCGCCCGTGAGCTGGGAGTGCGCGACGTCTCGCTGTGGTTCGCCGACGGGTCCAACTACCCGGGCACGCAGCACATCCGCAAGCGCAAGCACTGGTTCGCCGAAGCGCTCGGCATGGTGCACGAACGCCTCTCGCCGGCGCAGCGGCTCCTCGTCGAGTACAAGCCGTTCGAGCCGGCCTTTTACCACACCGACATCGCCGACTGGGGGATGGCGCTCGTGCTCGCGCGCGATGCCGGGGCGCAGGCCTTCGTGCTTGTCGACACGGGGCATCACTACCTGGGCCAGAACATCGAACAAATCGTCGCGTGGCTGCTCGACGAGGAGCGGCTCGGCGGCTTCCATTTCAACGACCGCAAGTACGCCGACGACGACCTGACGCTCGGGTCCATCGATCCGTACCAGGTATTCCGCATCTTTCACGAGATCCAGCAGGCGGCGTGGGAACAGGGACACCCTCCTGACCTCGCGTACATGGTCGACCAGAGCCACAACCTGAAGGGCAAGATCGAGGCGATGATCCAAACGGTGCGCACCGCCCAGGAACTCTGGGTCAAGGCTGCTCTCGTCGATCGCGCCGCGCTGGCGGTCCACCAATCGGCCTGTGATCTCGTGCAGGCCGAGCGCTGCCTCACCGAGGCGTTCGCCACCGACACCCGGCCGCTCGTGCGTGCCTGGGCCGAAGCGCACGGCCTGCCTCCCGATCCGTATGCGGCGTTCCGCGAGAGCGGCTACCTCGAGACCATCACGCGGGAGCGTGGCGCCCGCAACCTCTCCTCGGTCACCTCCTACGCGTGA
- a CDS encoding purine-cytosine permease family protein — protein MSTPSAAEHFDALYEFDREPVTDDRLLGPGYFAGSLAGEHVAATEFVIGVMFVNWGASVRDMFLGLAIGNALAVLTWTLLCAPIAVQTRLTLYWYLRSIGGPWLTVVYNVLNAVLFCILAGCMITVSASAVRIPFGIAPQVHWYPDDWGFVLVVIVVGTVVVGLAMAGFKKLAAFSSVCSPWMFLMFVAGAVVALPQLAQQAGVAGPSDFFTIAERVVWTGRTPDGSAPMGFWRIAAFAWICNLAMHGGLSDMALFRYAKHSWYGLITAVGMFFGHYVAWICAGMMGAGAALLLQQPLARLDSGAVAYTTIGWAGIFAVVAAGWTTSNPTLYRAGLALQAITPNWSRARVTLVAGAATTVIACFPFVFTRLLDFVGLYGLLLAPAGAVVLTEHWIFPRIGLTQYWAYHQGKVLNWPALVAWLGSIAIGLLLERAGVLHLFYLFVPVYLLTIGSYIALASIAGARVPAPRGTSGIPGIERRGMAPAPDSPPKNSPVGRIAGLVAAAALVACVVLPFRMLGLDAAAVVAALPSMQSWLLVATLSYLVAGTVFYLSRYES, from the coding sequence ATGTCCACACCGTCGGCCGCCGAGCACTTCGATGCGCTCTACGAGTTCGACCGCGAACCGGTCACCGACGACCGCCTGCTCGGGCCCGGCTACTTCGCGGGTTCGCTGGCCGGCGAGCACGTGGCGGCCACCGAGTTCGTCATCGGCGTGATGTTCGTGAACTGGGGCGCCAGCGTCAGGGACATGTTCCTCGGGCTGGCCATCGGCAACGCGCTGGCGGTGCTGACCTGGACGCTCCTGTGCGCGCCCATCGCGGTGCAGACGCGGCTGACCCTCTACTGGTACCTGCGCAGCATCGGCGGGCCCTGGCTCACCGTCGTCTACAACGTGCTCAACGCCGTCCTGTTCTGCATCCTCGCCGGCTGCATGATCACCGTCTCGGCCAGTGCCGTCCGCATTCCGTTCGGCATCGCCCCCCAGGTCCACTGGTACCCGGACGACTGGGGCTTCGTGCTCGTCGTCATCGTCGTGGGCACCGTGGTGGTCGGCCTGGCCATGGCCGGCTTCAAGAAACTCGCGGCGTTCTCGAGTGTGTGTTCGCCGTGGATGTTCCTGATGTTCGTTGCGGGCGCGGTCGTGGCCTTGCCGCAGCTGGCGCAGCAGGCGGGCGTCGCCGGTCCGTCGGACTTCTTCACCATCGCCGAGCGCGTCGTGTGGACGGGGCGCACGCCGGATGGCAGCGCGCCGATGGGCTTCTGGCGCATCGCGGCCTTTGCCTGGATCTGTAACCTGGCGATGCACGGCGGACTGTCGGACATGGCCCTCTTCCGCTACGCAAAGCACAGCTGGTACGGCCTCATCACCGCCGTCGGCATGTTCTTCGGGCACTACGTGGCCTGGATTTGCGCGGGCATGATGGGCGCGGGCGCGGCGCTGCTGCTGCAGCAACCACTCGCGCGCCTGGATTCCGGCGCCGTGGCCTACACCACCATCGGGTGGGCCGGCATCTTCGCGGTCGTGGCCGCCGGCTGGACGACGTCCAATCCGACTCTCTACAGGGCGGGCCTCGCACTGCAGGCGATCACGCCGAACTGGTCACGCGCGCGCGTCACGCTGGTCGCCGGGGCGGCGACGACGGTGATTGCCTGCTTCCCGTTCGTCTTCACGCGCCTGCTCGATTTCGTCGGCCTCTATGGGTTGTTGCTCGCGCCAGCGGGTGCGGTCGTGCTCACCGAGCACTGGATCTTCCCGCGCATCGGGTTGACGCAGTACTGGGCCTACCACCAGGGCAAGGTCCTGAACTGGCCTGCGCTGGTCGCGTGGCTCGGCTCGATCGCCATCGGGTTGCTGCTCGAGCGTGCCGGTGTGCTGCACCTGTTCTACCTGTTCGTGCCCGTCTACCTGCTGACGATCGGGTCCTACATCGCACTCGCCTCGATTGCGGGGGCACGCGTCCCCGCACCACGAGGCACGTCGGGCATCCCCGGTATCGAGCGTCGCGGCATGGCGCCCGCGCCCGACTCGCCGCCGAAGAACTCGCCCGTCGGCCGGATCGCCGGCCTCGTCGCGGCGGCAGCCCTGGTGGCATGCGTGGTCCTGCCGTTCCGCATGCTCGGCCTGGACGCCGCCGCCGTCGTGGCGGCGCTGCCGTCCATGCAGTCGTGGCTGTTGGTAGCCACGCTGTCGTACCTGGTGGCTGGCACCGTATTCTATCTCTCCCGCTACGAGAGCTAG